Proteins encoded within one genomic window of Rhinoderma darwinii isolate aRhiDar2 chromosome 5, aRhiDar2.hap1, whole genome shotgun sequence:
- the LOC142652746 gene encoding regulator of G-protein signaling 9-binding protein B-like, whose amino-acid sequence MPIQNNKVAIEGQANFQKVRNECSAVVDALNKVVACYRHLAISVGGSSDSKHLRDELRRTRERAQELAISNRNIITAALRDKQLSKEDRQVLERLWVQFSSCLELLHNDMCKVFDLGLAVPLSSTHQPAIQTGATGSTSAIASRALSVQNINYSDSPTNKQKLEHSELEKEIIKVDEMITDMELKVNVLRWTVEATANMNDEVDNTDVSSTVLLSVDERGDKRQCCNGGQFIASLILCGVALVAVTLSSVL is encoded by the exons ATGCCTATTCAAAATAATAAGGTGGCCATCGAAGGGCAGGCGAACTTCCAGAAAGTAAGGAATGAATGCAGTGCTGTAGTGGATGCACTGAACAAG GTGGTAGCCTGCTACAGACATTTGGCAATTTCTGTTGGTGGCTCGTCGGACAGCAAACACCTGCGTGACGAATTAAGACGCACAAGAGAAAGGGCACAAGAGCTAGCGATAAGCAACAGGAATATAATAACTGCTGCTCTACGGGACAAACAGTTGAGCAAGGAAGATCGTCAGGTGTTGGAGCGACTATGGGTACAGTTTTCCAGTTGCTTGGAGCTTTTGCACAATGACATGTGCAAAGTGTTTGACTTGGGTCTGGCTGTTCCCCTCTCATCAACTCATCAACCAGCAATACAGACTGGTGCTACAG GCAGCACTTCAGCTATTGCCTCCAGGGCACTGAGTGTCCAGAACATCAACTACAGTGATTCGCCAACTAACAAACAGAAATTGGAGCACAGTGAACTAGAAAAGGAAATTATAAAGGTGGACGAGATGATCACTGATATGGAATTAAAGGTTAATGTGTTAAGGTGGACTGTGGAAGCCACAGCAAACATGAATGATGAGGTTGATAACACTGATGTCTCCTCAACAGTACTGCTCTCTGTGGATGAAAGAGGAGACAAGCGTCAGTGCTGCAATGGAGGACAATTTATTGCGTCATTGATTCTATGTGGTGTTGCACTCGTAGCCGTTACCCTTTCTTCTGTGCTCTAA